A window of Streptomyces puniciscabiei genomic DNA:
GCGGACCGCTCCGCTGCAGTGGGGCACCTGCGGGTGCGGGACATCCCCGGCACATCGGCTTGCGGATGCACATCCCCTATGGGGGCGTACCTGGTCTGCGGGTGATACCCACGGTGCGCCGCGATTGCCTCCGCCGGTCAGGTGGGGCCGTCCGGGCTCCGGGAGGAGGCCGTGTCGCCGGTCATCGCCCCGATCGCGTCCTTGACGAGCAGCACTCGCGGCGGGTAGTCCTGCGCTTTGTGCCCCGGGGTCGTCCAGCACGGGGGTGCGCCCCCGCCTCCGGATCGGCGACCGCGTACAGGTGGTGCGGGATCCCCGGGGGGTGGTCGATCCGGAATTCGACTTGCTCGTGCGTGCCGCCCGGACCGGTGTCGTGTTTGCCGTCGTGTCGGAGATCGCCCTGATGGTCTCCTCAGTCTTGGCCGTCGCAGTCGGCGCGGTTGTTCACATCGTCGGGCCGCAAGTGTGCGGGCACCAGCGCGCTGCGACAGACTGGACGTACGGCCAGTTGCCGAGGAGACCAAGGGTGGGTGTCACAAACGATATGTGTCTCCGATCGACTACGCGTCAGCTGCCAAACCAGGTCAGGTTGCAAGGAGGGAGTCGTCCTCGACACGTGCACCGGGCAGCCGGTGCCGGGCTGCGATGAGCGCGGCGTCGATGTCGCTGGTACCAGTCGACACACACAGCGTGTAAGCAATGTCGTCCATCCGCCGCCGCACCTCCTCATGGCCCTCCTCCGCCTGCAGAACACACAGCGTCTCGTACTGCTCGATCAAGTTCTTCAGCACTGCGGGGTGCGCCATGAGCATCACAAGCCTCCCTTGCAATCACCAATCTCTGCGCCTTACACCGAGCCATGTGCCCCGCTTCCCGGACACCATTCCCACGCTGTCCAACCACGCGGCGTGAGCTCCGAGCCGGCACGGACTCAGCCAGAGGCGCACGTCGGACCGTCGGGCGCTTCGCCCGCACTGCCGAGTGCGCCGGCCCCGTCGTGTGAGGGCTCCTCTGGACACGTCTTCCGCTGAAGTGGCCCGCCTGCTGCACTGCTCAGCCGCCACCGCAGGCCGATGAGTCTGCGCCTGTTCCCGCCCACGGGATATCGGCTGCTGCTTCAAGTAGTCCGCTGCGGCGGCCTTGTTCAACGCGTCGACAGAGCCCGCCGCGTCACAGCCCCTGGCGCCGGACAGCCGCGCCGCCCGGCGGGCAACACCGGCCTGCGCCGAACACACTCGCACCACGAAAGGGCCGGTGTCGGCCCAAGTGGGGCGCTCAATACGGCAGCTGCTGTGCAGCGGCCCGGCAGAGACGGGGGCACAGGGTTCCGCTGCTGTCTCTGCGGTGCCGGTGCATGGCCCGCATACCCTGCGATGCGTCCGATACGTCCGGATCCTCTCCGACTCACGCCGGTTGAGGTGCCTCAGGTGAGTGGGGCCCGGCCGTATGGCCGGGCCCCACTCACGCTCGCGCTCAGGTGCTTTCGTCTACCAGCGGTACCAGCGGCCCCGGCGGCCACCGCTGTCCGCGGACCGGACGACGAAGCCCAGCAGCCACACGATGAGCACGATCACCGCGATCCACCACAGCGCCTTCAACGCGAAGCCCGCGCCGAAGAGGATCAGAGCCAGCAGAAGAACCAGAAGCAGGGGAACCATCGATATCAACCTCCTGGCCACCGGATGCCCTTACTCCAGGCCTACAAGCACACAAAACAGGAGTTACTTCTCTGGCGTGAGGGGCATATGCGTGCTGCGCGTCATGCACGGTTCCCCCCATTTCACATCTCACTCCCCGCAGCCATGCAGGGCGTTTCACCCAAGGTGTAGCCATGGCCCTGGGTTTGTCGGCACAGTGCCGGGTCATGCGCAGCCGGCACCCGGTACCGGCTATCCGGGGGCGCGAGCGGCATGACCGCCGACGACAAGGCAGGCGCCAGAGCCGAAAAGGCCGACGGCGACCAGGCTCACGAAGACTCCGGCGCTGGTTGAGCCGACGATCGGGATGAGGTCCATCAGCGCGACGGGTCCGGCGGCCTGCCACACAGCGGCGAGGATGCGCTGGTGGTCCGGCGGGAGCATGGTCTCTTCCACGTCCGGCTCGCGGTACGGAATCAGCATCACCGATCTCCACCCACCTGCCCATCGGCGCGGCCGAGGCCCGCTCGTCGGCGAGTTGTTCACTCACCCGCTCCAGGACCCGCTCGTCCAGTTCCGCACGCCGTGCGGTGAGCCGTTCCAGCAGCTCGGGATCATGCACCGGAGTGCGCGCCTACGGGTGAGCTCACGCCGGCGCGCCTATTCCCCCCGTCGCTCCGGCGGTCCGAAGGTCGCGGTGGATCGGTGTCCGGCAGCCGGTCAACGGCAAGCCGGTGCCGCCCCGTCTGGCGGCGACGATCTCCGCGGCGATCGACAGGGCGGTCTCCTCGGGCGTACGGGCACCGAGGTCGAGGCCGATCGGAGAGCGCAGCTTGGCCAGCTCCCGCTCGGTCACGCCCTCGGCGCGCAGACGCCGGTTGCGGTCCTCGTGGGTGCGGCGCGAGCCCATCGCGCCGACGAAAGCCACCGGCATGCCGAGGGCCAGCCTGAGCAGGGGCACGTCGAACTTCGCGTCGTGGGTGAGGACGCACAGGACCGTGCGGGCGTCGGTTCCGGTGCGCCGCAGGTAGCGGTGCGGCCAGTCGACGACGACCTCGTCGGCGTCGGGGAAGCGGGCCCGGGTGGCGAAGACCGGTCGGGCGTCGCACACGGTCACGTGGTGGCCGAGGAACTTTCCGGCCCTCGCCAGCGCCGAGGCGAAGTCCACCGCGCCGAAGATGATCATGCGGGGCGGCGGCACGTTCGACTCGACCAGCAGGGTGAGACCGCCGGGGCAGTGCGAGCCGTCAGCGGAGATCTCCACCGTGCCGGTGCGGCCCGCCTCCAGCAGGGCACGGGCCTCGGCCGCCGCCGTGCGGTCCAGGTCCGGGTGCCCGCCGAGAGCGCCCTTGTGCGTGCCGTCCTGCCGCACCAGCAGGGCGCTGCCCAGGAGTTCGGCCGTGCCGCGGACGACCCGGGCGAGAGCCGCGGACCGGCCCTGGGCGGCGGCCGCCACGGCCGCCGCGAGGACCGGCCGGGCGGGCGCCTGGCCAGAAACCGGCGTCACCAGCACCTCGATCGTGCCGCCGCAGGTCAGTCCGACGGCGAAGGCGTCCTCGTCGCTGTAGCCGAACCGTTCAAGCACGCTCTCCCCCGTGCGCAGCGCCTCCAGGCACAGGTCGTACACCGCGGCCTCGACGCAGCCGCCGGAGACCGAGCCGATGACGGTGCCCGCACCGTCCACGGCGAGGGCGGCGCCGGGACCGCGCGGTGCGCTGCCGCCGACGGCCACTACGGTGGCGACGGCGAACTCCCGGCCCTCGTCGATCCACCGGTCCAGTTCCTCGGCCAGGTCAAGCATCAAGCGCTCCCGCTGCCGCGGTCAGGACCCGGTCCGGCCGGATGGGCAGGGCGCGGTGGCGCACGCCGGTCGCATGCCAGACCGCGTTGGCGATGGCGGCCGCGGCGCCCACGATGCCGACCTCGCCGATACCCTTGATGCCGACTGGGTCGTTCGGGTCGGTGTCGTCGATCCAGTCGGCCTCGACGTGCGGGACGTCGGCGTGGGTGGCCACGTGGTAGCCCGCGAGGTCGGCGCCGACGTGACCGCCCGAGGCGCGGTCCCGTACGGCCTCCTCGTGCAGCGCCATGGAGATGCCCCAGATCATGCCGCCCACGAGCTGGCTGCGCGCGGTGAGCGGGTTGACGATCCGGCCCGCCGCGAAGATCCCGAGCATGCGCCGCACGCGCACCTCGCCGGTGGTGACGTCCACGGCGACCTCGGCGAACTGGGCTCCGAAGGAGTGGCGCTCTGCGGGCGCGAGCGAGCCGATGGCCTCGGTGGTGTCCGAGCGCACCGTGATGCCCTCCGGGGGGATGGCGGCGCCCAGACCCAGCCTGTCGCGCAGTTCCTCGGCCGCGGCCGTGACCGCCCAGGACCAGGAGCGGGTGCCCATGGAACCGCCGGCGATCATCGCCGGTCCGAAGTCGCTGTCACCGATGCGGACGCGGACCCGGTCCGGGGGCACGCCCAGCGCGTCGGCGGCGACCAGAGTGAGCGCGGTACGGGCGCCGGTGCCGATGTCGGCCGCGGCGATCCGCACGGTGAAGCCGCCGTCCGGGTGCGCGGTCACGGTCGCCGTGGAGGGCGCCGCGCCCGCGGGGAAGGACGCCGCCGCGGTGCCGGTGCCGAGCAGCCAGCGGCCGTCCCGGCGCAGGCCGGGGCGCGGGTCCCGGTCTGCCCAGCCGAACCGGCGGGCGCCCTCCCGGAAGCAGGCGGCCACATTGCGGCCGGCGAAGGGCAGCCCGGACACCGGTCCCCGCTCGGGGTCGTTGCGCAGCCGCAGCTCGACCGGGTCGATGCCGCTCTTCTCGGCGAGTTCGTCGAGCGCCGCCTCCAGCGCGAAGGAGCCCGGCGCCTCACCCGGGGCCCGCATGAACGTCGGGGTGGGTACGTCGAGCCGGACCACGCGGTTGGCGGTGTGGTGGGCGTCGGCGTCGTACATCACCCGTGCCACCCCGGCGCTCGGCTCGACGAACTCGTGCACGGTGGAGGTGAGGCCGAGGGAGCTGTGCTCCAGCGCGCGCAGCCGACCCTCGGCGTCGGCGCCGAGCCTGACCCGCTGGATGGTGGGACTGCGGTAGCCGGCCAGCGAGAACATCTGACTGCGGGTCAGGACGACTCGCACCGGGCGCTGCAGGACGGTCGCGGCCATCACGGCGGCCACCTGGTGGGCCCGTACGCCCTTGCTGCCGAAGCCGCCGCCGACATGCTCGGAGCGCACCCGCACCGATGCCGGGTCGAGCGAGAAGAGGTTCGCGAGTTCGCCGATGACCCAGGTGGCGCCCTGGTTGGAGTCGACCACCTCGAGCCGGCCGCCGTCCCAGTGGGCGGTCGCCGCGTGCGGCTCCATCGGGTTGTGGTGCTCTTCGGGGGTGCGGTACTCGGCGTCCACGACGATGGCCGACGCGGCCAGTTCGGCGTCCAGGTCCCCCTTCTCCGTCACTGCCGGCATGTGCCCGTCCACCGGGTAGGCGCCGGGGTGGTCCGCAGTGAAGTCGATGTCGTGGGGCTCCTGTTCGTACGTCACCACGAGCTTCTCGGCGGCCTCCCTGGCCTGCTCGGACGTCTCGGCCACGACCAGCGCCACCGGCCAGCCCAGGTGCGGCACCCGGTCGTGCTGGAAGACGGCACAGGTCGGGTCCGGCTTCATGCCCATCAGACCGGTGTAGTCGGTGTTCACGCGCAGGGCGTTGCGGTGGTCGAGGACGGCGAGGACGCCCGGCATGGCGAGGACGGGGTCGCTGTCGATGGCGCGGATGCGGCCACGGGCGACCGTGGAGAGCACCAGCCAGCCGTGTGCGAGGTCGGCGAAGGGGATCTCTCCGGCGTAGCGGGCCGTGCCGGTGACCTTGTCCCTGCCCTCCACGCGGGTGTGGGCGGTGCCGACCGAGCGCGTCTGCGTGTGTGTCGCGGTGGTGACGGTGGTCATCGGGCGGCCTCCTCTGCGAGTCCGGTGAGCTCGGCCACGACGAGGTTGCGCATGAGGGTCACCTTGTATCCGTTCTGGGGCAGTGGCCGTGCCGCCGCCAGTTCGGCGTCCGCCGCGGCGGCGTAGGTCTCTGCGTCGGCCGGTGCGCCGATCAGGACGCGTTCGGCGGCGAGGGCCCGCCAGGGCCGGGAGGCGACGGCGCCGAGGGCCAGGCGCGCGTCGCGTACGACGCCGTCCCGCACGTCGAGCGCGGCCGCGAGCGAGCCGATGGCGAACGCGTACGAGGCGCGCTCGCGCACCTTGCGGTAGCGGGAGTTTGTGGCGACCGGGACGGGCGGCAGGACGACGCCGGTGATCAGGGCGCCCGGCGGCAGGGCGGTCTCGCGGTGCGGGGTGTCGCCGACGGGCAGGTAGAAGTCCGCCAGGGACGTCTCGCCCGACCCGTCGGCGGTCTCGAAGTGGACGACCGCGTCGAATGCGGCGAGCGCGACGGCCATGTCGGAGGGGTGTACGGCGACGCAGTTCTCCGACGCGCCCAGGATCGCGTGGTTGCGGTGCTCGCCCTCGACGGCGGGGCAACCGCTGCCCGGGACACGCTTGTTGCAGGGCTTGGTGACGTCGGTGAAGTAGCCGCAGCGGGTGCGCTGGAGCAGGTTCCCACCGACCGTGGCCATGTTGCGCAGTTGTCCGGAGGCGCCGGCCAGTACCGCCTGGGCCAGTGCCGGGTAGCGGCGGCGGACCTCGGGGTGCGCGGCCAGGTCGCCGTTGGTGACGGTGGCGCCGATGCGCAGGCCGCCCTCCGGCGTCGGCTCGATCTGATCCAGCGGGAGTTCACGGATGTCGACGAGCCGGGCAGGGCGTTCGACGCCGGACTTCATGAGGTCGACGAGGTTGGTGCCGCCGCCGAGGAAGCGGGTGTCCGGATCGGCGCCGAGCAGCGCCACGGCGCCGGCGACGTCGGACGCCCGCCGATAGTCGAACTCCCTCATGCCACAGCCTCCTTCGGCTCCGTCCCCAGGCCCGCGCGCCCCGCGTCCGGCTGCGCCTCGGCCGCCCGGGCCACGGCCTCGACGATCGAGACATAGGCGCTGCAGCGGCACAGATTGCCGCTCATGCGCTCGCGGATCTCTTCGGCCGTCAGCGGCGGTGGTCCGGCCTCGGGCCGGATGTCATCGGTGACGGCGCTGGGCCAGCCCGCCGCGTGCTCCTGGATCACCCCGATCGCCGAGCAGATCTGTCCCGGAGTGCAGTAGCCGCACTGGAAACCGTCCAGGTCGAGGAACGCCTGCTGCACGGGATGCAGCTGATCGCCCTCGGCGACGCCTTCGATGGTGGTGATCTCCCGGCCCTCGGCCGCCACGGCCAACTGCAGGCAGGACACGGCCCGGCGGCCGTCCAGCAGGACCGTACAGGCGCCGCACTGTCCCTGATCACAGCCCTTCTTCGAGCCGGTCAGCGCGAGGCGCTCGCGCAGTGCGTCGAGCAGGGTGGTGCGGTGGTCGACGGGCAGTGTGTACTTCTCGCCGTTGATGTTCAGGGTGATGACACTGGACGTCGATGAGGCCATGAGCAGCTTCTTTCGCATTTCCAGGGCAGATGGGGCGTTTCAGCAACCGGAGTACCGGGCGGGTGCGCAGGGTGTGTGGTGCGGGACTGTGCCGCAGAGGGGGGCGGCGATGCGTGGTGCTGGAACCGAAGGGGACCGCGGACTGCCACAGGGACGCGTCCGCAGCTATCGTGTACATCAACCGGACAGCTGTCCGTTAACTGGAAAACGTAACGGACAACTGTCCGCTTAGCAAGGGCGAGGTTCGGCCACGAAGCCTCGGGAAGGACGAGTGCCGCAGATGAACGACGCACCCCGGCGCTCGGACGCCCAGCGCAACCGCGAACGCATCCTGGAGGTGGCTCTCGCAGAGTTGTCCCGTTGCGCGGACACGCCACTGAGCGCGATCGCCAAGAAGGCGGGCGTCGGACAGGGCACCTTCTACCGCAACTTCCCCAGCCGCGAGGCACTCGTCCTGGAGATCTACCGGCACGAGATGCAGCAGGTCGCCGACAGTGCCGCCCACCTGCTCCGGACCCGGCCGCCCGCGCAGGCCCTGCGCGCCTGGATGGACCGGCTTTCGGAGTTCGCGATGACCAAGGCCGGCCTGGCCGACGCGATCCGGCAGGTCACCAGCGCGCCAGGCAGTCCGGCGAAGCCGGCCCCCACGCCGGTGATCGAGGCGGCGAACCTGCTGCTCCGCGCCAACGAGCAAGCCGGCACCGTCCGTTCCGGCGTCACCGGGGACGATTTCCTCCTCGCTATCGCCGGCCTGTGGCAGCTCGACCCCCACGACGACTGGCAGCCCCGCGCCACCAGGCTCCTCGACCTCGTCATGGACGGCCTGCGCACGGGAGCGCCCGGCCGGTGAGCACCGACGCACGATTGCCAAGACCATGATCGCCTATATGACCGCCTGCAGCACCGAGCGGCACCATACTCTTGGGCAACTGGAGCGAGGCGGATCAAGATGCTGAGGCGCCAGATGTTCGGCCGCGCTGGCTTCGAACTCCTACGCAACCGCGCCCTGCTCTACTCCTGAAAGGCTGCTCAGGACTCATCGTCGATCAACCCGAAGTCTTCTGGGAACTCCTCCAGGAACTCGCGACGAGCCGCGTCGGTCTCGGCTGCTGCCATCTCCCCAACCAGCTCAATCAGTTCCTGTCGCTGATCCTTGGGCAGCGTACTGACCACGTGGGCGACGCCCTCCATCACCTTGACCGCGTCGTCCTGATCCATCTGCTCGTCTTCGCTGCCGTCGATGAACCACAGGACGTCGATCAAGGCTTCGGCCAAGGCACGAGTCAGGGACGGGTACGAAGGCGTCACGATGGTCTCCCAGCAGATCAACGGCAGAGTCCAGCCATCCCACCACACACCACTGACATCAAGTGGACCGTAGCCCGAGACGCGGCAGCAGTTGTTCATCTCGTGGGGAGGCGCTCGACGTCGGCCGGAGTCGATGTTCACGAGAAGGGGAGGCAGTTTTGACCGCCGCACTCCGGGACGGACATCTGACCGGATGGGTGCCACCGCCGAGGGCCGGGTTTGCCGAATCGGCAAACAGACTCGTCTTGCGAGCGGGGTCTTCCGCAGGATCGGCATTGAGCCGGCGGAACGGTACAAGGGGGCCGTTCCGGGGCACAGAAGGCTGACGGTTGGGGAGGAGACGCATGACGCAGCAGGTCACGGAGATCACACACCGGTTGGTGTCCTCACCGGGAGGCCGGATTCACCTGGCGGAGCAGGGAACCGGGCCGCTGGTGCTGCTCGTACACGGCTTCCCGGAATTCTGGTACTGCTGGCGCCGTCAGCTGCCGGTACTCGCGGCAGCGGGATACCGCGCGGTCGCCATCGATGTCCGCGGCTACGGCCGGTCCTCCAAGCCGACCGCGGTGGATGCGTACCGGATGCTCGCCCTGGTGGAGGACACCGTCACGGTGGTCGACGCCCTGGGCGAGGAGTCCGCAGTGGTCATCGGCCACGACTGGGGCGCCACCATCGCGGCGCACTGCGCCCTGCTCAAGCCCGAGGTCTTCCGGGCGGTGGGACTGCTGAGCATCCCCTACACCCCGCGCGGCGGGCCCCGCCCCAGCGATGTCTTCGCTCAGATGGGCGGGGATGAGGAGTTCTACGTCTCGTACTTCCAGGAGCCGGGCCGCGCCGAGGCCGAGATCGAACCCGATGTGCGTGGCTGGCTCGCGGGCTTCTACGCGGCCCTGTCCGCCGACACCATGCCCGCACCCGGCATGCCCGATCCGCACTTCGTCAGCAGGGCCGGGATGCTGCGTGATCGGTTCCCCGCCGGCCAGCTGCCCGCGTGGCTCAGCGAGCGGGACCTCGACGTCTACGCCGGGGAGTTCGAACGGACCGGCCTGACCGGAGCACTCAACCGCTACCGGAACATGGACCGCGACTGGGAGGACCTCGCCGCCTTCGACGGCGCCCCCATCACCCAGCCGTCCCTGTTCATCGGCGGCAGCCTGGACGCTTCCACGACATGGCTGGCCGACGCGATCAAGGA
This region includes:
- a CDS encoding DUF5133 domain-containing protein; its protein translation is MLMAHPAVLKNLIEQYETLCVLQAEEGHEEVRRRMDDIAYTLCVSTGTSDIDAALIAARHRLPGARVEDDSLLAT
- a CDS encoding alpha/beta fold hydrolase, with amino-acid sequence MTQQVTEITHRLVSSPGGRIHLAEQGTGPLVLLVHGFPEFWYCWRRQLPVLAAAGYRAVAIDVRGYGRSSKPTAVDAYRMLALVEDTVTVVDALGEESAVVIGHDWGATIAAHCALLKPEVFRAVGLLSIPYTPRGGPRPSDVFAQMGGDEEFYVSYFQEPGRAEAEIEPDVRGWLAGFYAALSADTMPAPGMPDPHFVSRAGMLRDRFPAGQLPAWLSERDLDVYAGEFERTGLTGALNRYRNMDRDWEDLAAFDGAPITQPSLFIGGSLDASTTWLADAIKEYPVTLPGLVSSHLLDGCGHWIQQERPDEVNRLLTDWLAALPA
- a CDS encoding (2Fe-2S)-binding protein, translated to MASSTSSVITLNINGEKYTLPVDHRTTLLDALRERLALTGSKKGCDQGQCGACTVLLDGRRAVSCLQLAVAAEGREITTIEGVAEGDQLHPVQQAFLDLDGFQCGYCTPGQICSAIGVIQEHAAGWPSAVTDDIRPEAGPPPLTAEEIRERMSGNLCRCSAYVSIVEAVARAAEAQPDAGRAGLGTEPKEAVA
- a CDS encoding xanthine dehydrogenase family protein molybdopterin-binding subunit; translated protein: MTTVTTATHTQTRSVGTAHTRVEGRDKVTGTARYAGEIPFADLAHGWLVLSTVARGRIRAIDSDPVLAMPGVLAVLDHRNALRVNTDYTGLMGMKPDPTCAVFQHDRVPHLGWPVALVVAETSEQAREAAEKLVVTYEQEPHDIDFTADHPGAYPVDGHMPAVTEKGDLDAELAASAIVVDAEYRTPEEHHNPMEPHAATAHWDGGRLEVVDSNQGATWVIGELANLFSLDPASVRVRSEHVGGGFGSKGVRAHQVAAVMAATVLQRPVRVVLTRSQMFSLAGYRSPTIQRVRLGADAEGRLRALEHSSLGLTSTVHEFVEPSAGVARVMYDADAHHTANRVVRLDVPTPTFMRAPGEAPGSFALEAALDELAEKSGIDPVELRLRNDPERGPVSGLPFAGRNVAACFREGARRFGWADRDPRPGLRRDGRWLLGTGTAAASFPAGAAPSTATVTAHPDGGFTVRIAAADIGTGARTALTLVAADALGVPPDRVRVRIGDSDFGPAMIAGGSMGTRSWSWAVTAAAEELRDRLGLGAAIPPEGITVRSDTTEAIGSLAPAERHSFGAQFAEVAVDVTTGEVRVRRMLGIFAAGRIVNPLTARSQLVGGMIWGISMALHEEAVRDRASGGHVGADLAGYHVATHADVPHVEADWIDDTDPNDPVGIKGIGEVGIVGAAAAIANAVWHATGVRHRALPIRPDRVLTAAAGALDA
- a CDS encoding FAD binding domain-containing protein — translated: MREFDYRRASDVAGAVALLGADPDTRFLGGGTNLVDLMKSGVERPARLVDIRELPLDQIEPTPEGGLRIGATVTNGDLAAHPEVRRRYPALAQAVLAGASGQLRNMATVGGNLLQRTRCGYFTDVTKPCNKRVPGSGCPAVEGEHRNHAILGASENCVAVHPSDMAVALAAFDAVVHFETADGSGETSLADFYLPVGDTPHRETALPPGALITGVVLPPVPVATNSRYRKVRERASYAFAIGSLAAALDVRDGVVRDARLALGAVASRPWRALAAERVLIGAPADAETYAAAADAELAAARPLPQNGYKVTLMRNLVVAELTGLAEEAAR
- a CDS encoding XdhC family protein — protein: MLDLAEELDRWIDEGREFAVATVVAVGGSAPRGPGAALAVDGAGTVIGSVSGGCVEAAVYDLCLEALRTGESVLERFGYSDEDAFAVGLTCGGTIEVLVTPVSGQAPARPVLAAAVAAAAQGRSAALARVVRGTAELLGSALLVRQDGTHKGALGGHPDLDRTAAAEARALLEAGRTGTVEISADGSHCPGGLTLLVESNVPPPRMIIFGAVDFASALARAGKFLGHHVTVCDARPVFATRARFPDADEVVVDWPHRYLRRTGTDARTVLCVLTHDAKFDVPLLRLALGMPVAFVGAMGSRRTHEDRNRRLRAEGVTERELAKLRSPIGLDLGARTPEETALSIAAEIVAARRGGTGLPLTGCRTPIHRDLRTAGATGGIGAPA
- a CDS encoding TetR/AcrR family transcriptional regulator, with translation MNDAPRRSDAQRNRERILEVALAELSRCADTPLSAIAKKAGVGQGTFYRNFPSREALVLEIYRHEMQQVADSAAHLLRTRPPAQALRAWMDRLSEFAMTKAGLADAIRQVTSAPGSPAKPAPTPVIEAANLLLRANEQAGTVRSGVTGDDFLLAIAGLWQLDPHDDWQPRATRLLDLVMDGLRTGAPGR